GGGCGGCAGCTCGTCGCCGACGGTGACGTTCACAGCGCGGCTCCCAGGAGTGCGAGGTCGGCGGAGGCGCCGCCGAGGGTGCCGGCGATCTGCTTGCCCCACAGGAAGTAGCGGTGGATCGGGTAGTCGACGTCGACGCCGATGCCGCCGTGCAGGTGCTGGGTGCGGTGCACGACGTTGAGGCCGCCGTCGTCGGACCACCACTTCGCGACGAGCGTCGCCTGCTCGGCGTCCTCGCCCGCGGCGGCGAGGGAGATCGCGTGCCAGAGGCAGACGCGCAGCGCGTCGATCTCGATGTAGGAGTCGGCGAGCTGGTGCTGCACGGCCTGGAAGGTGCCGAGGGGGCGGCCGAACTGCTCGCGGGCGGAGAGGTAGTCGGCGGTCGTCCGCAGGCCGCCTTCGGCGACGCCGAGCTGGACGGCCGACAGCGCGAGCCGCGCGAGCCGCAGCGCGGTGCGCAGGGCGGCGCCGCCGAGGTGCTCGGCGGGCGCGCCGTCGAGGGTGACGGTGCCCGCGATGTCGTGCGTGGTGGTGCGCGCCTGTTCCCAGGTCGTGCCGGACGCGCCGGTGTCGACGGCGAACAGCGCGGGACCGTCCGGGGTCGTCGCGGACACGAGCATCTTCGACGCGAAGGACGCGGCGGGGACGACGGCCTTCGTCCCGGTGAGCCGCCACGCGCCGTCCGTCTCGACGGCTTCGCAGCGGGGCTCGGACGGGTCGTGCGGGCCGAACTCTTCGAGCGCGAGCGTGTACCGCAGGGTGCCGTCGGCGATCTCGGGCGGGCACGTGCCGTGTTCGGCGAGGGTCAGGCCCGCGACGAGCGCGGGCCAGATCGGGACGGGCGCGACCGTCCGGCCCTGCTCTTCGAGGAGGATCGCGAGGCCGGAGACGCCGAGGCCCGCGCCGCCCGCGGATTCGGGGAGCGCGACGCCGAGCAGGCCCGCGGCGGCCAGCTCCTTCCAGAGCGGTTCGTCGACGCCGGTCTCCTCGGCGGCGCGGAGGCGCTCGAGGGTGGCGTGGTCGGTGAGGATCTGCCGGGCCAGGTCCCGGACCGCTTCCAGTTCCTCGCCAAGGGTGAAGTCCATCAGCTCTCCTTCGGGCGGAAGATCGGCAGGGACAGGTCGGGGTCGGCGTCGAGCCAGTCGAGCACGACGGGCATGCCGACCTCGACGTCCTCGGGGGCGACGCCCGTCATGTTCGCGATGAGGCGGGTGCCCTCGGCGAGCTCGATCACGGCGACGACCAGCGGATACTCGAACGCCGGGTGGCGCGGGTGGTGGTTGACGGTGAACGTGTAGACGTGCCCGTCGCCGGAGGACTCGACGGTGTCCCACTGGAACGAGCCGCACTGCGGGCAGGCGGGGCCGGGCGGGTGCCGGAGCGACTTGCAGTCGGCGCAGCGCTGGACGACTAGGCGGTGCTCGCGCGCGGCCTCGAACCAGAACGCGTTGTCGGGGTTGATCGCGGGACGCGGACGCAGCGGCTTCGGCGTCGGCTTCTCGGCCGGGCGGAAGCGCAGCAGGCGCCACCGCTGGGTCGCCACGATCTCGCCGGACGCGTCCCGGTACGTCCGGATCGTGCTGACGAACCGGCCCGCGCCGAGGCCGGTCTTCTTCTCCGGGGAGATCGACTCGACGCTCTCCTCGACGCCGACGTGGTCGCCGGGGACGAGCTCGCGGTGGAACTCGAAGTCGGAGTCGGTGGCGACGACCGAGGTGTAGCCGCCTTCGGCGAGGAGGTCGGTCAGTTCGTCCATGCCGCCGGGCACGGGCTCGGGGTGGACGTGCGCCGCGTAGCCGCGCATCGTCCACGCCTGCACCATCGACGCGGGCGCGACGACGCCGTCGCGTCCGGTGGCGCGTGCGGCCTCGTCGTCCAGGTAGACCGGGTTGTCGTCCTCCATGGCCTCGACCCAGTGGCGGATCATGGGGACGTTCACCGGATCCTGGCCGCGGCGGGGTTCGCCGAGCTTGCGGCCGACCCAGGCTTGGAGGCGCTCTTCGTAGTCGCTCATGCGCGCTTCCCCCGGGGAAGTCCGAGGCCCTGGACGGCGACCATGTCCCGCAGGACCTCGTTGACGCCGCCGCCGAACGTGTTGACGATGCCCTGCCGGGAGAGCTGCTCGATCTGCCCGTGCAGGACGGCTCCCGGCGATTCCGGACGGATCCGGCCCGCGGCTCCGAGCACGTTCGTCAGCGTGCGCTGGACGTCGATGTGCGTCTCCGTCCCGTACGCCTTCGCCGCCCCGGCCTGCGCGCCGGTGAGGTTGCCGTGCTCCACGGCCATCGTCATCTTCCAGTTCATCAGCCGCATCGCCTCCAGCTTGGCGTGCGTCCGGGCGAGGTCGCTGCGCACCCACGGGATGTCGATGACGCCCTCGTCGCGGGCCCACGCGGCGACGTCCTCCCAGAGGCGGATCATCCGGCCGCCGAGCGCGGCGAGGCCGATGCGCTCGTGGTTGAGCTGGGTGGTGATGAGGCCCCAGCCGCCGTCGACGTCGCCGACGACGGACGAGGCGGGCACCCGCACCTCGTTGTAGTACGTCGCGGTGACGATCATGCCGCCGACACACTGGATCGGGCTCCAGGAGAACCCGTCGGCGTCGGTCGGCACGATCAGGATCGAGATGCCCTTGTGCTTCGGCGCGTCCGGGTTCGTGCGGGCGGCGAGCCAGACGTGGTCGGCGGTGTTCGCGCCGCTGGTGAAGATCTTGTTGCCGTCGACGACGTAGGAGTCGCCGTCGCGGACGGCGCGGGTGCGCAGGGACGCGAGGTCGGTGCCGGCCTCGGGCTCGGTGTAGCCGATCGCGAAGACGATGTCGCCCGACAGCATCCCCGGGAGGTACTTCTTCTTCTGCTCGTCCGTGCCGAACCGCATCAGCGTGGGGCCGACGGTGTTGACGGTGACGAACGGGAACGGCAGCCCGGCCCGCTGCACCTCGTCGAAGAAGACGTACTGCTCGGCGGTCGAGCGGCCCTGGCCGCCGTACTCGGCCGGCCAGCCGTAGCCGAGCCAGCCGTCGTCGCCGAGCTTCTTGACGATCTCGCGGAACCGGTCGCCGCCCACGCCCTCCTCGCCGGCACGGCGCCGGACGTCCGGTGGCAGCAGGTTCGCGAAGTACGCCCGGAGTTCGGCCCTCAGTTTCCGATGATCGGCGGTTTCGCGCAGGTCCATGGCGCTCTCTTTCTCAGGGGAGGAAGCGGCGGCGGCCGTTGGCGATGAACTCCTCGCGCAGTGCCGTCTTGTCGTCGTCGGTCATCGGCGCGTAGGAGGGCCCGCCCCGCGCGGTCCAGCGGTACACGGGGTCGGTGGTCCGCCAGCCTTCGAGCTGCATCTCCTTCTTGCGCAGCTTGCCGGATCCGGTGGTCGGCAGGGAGTGGGAGACGCGGACGAACCGGGGCGCGCCCTTCGTGCCCAGATCGTCCTGCGCGGCCAGGAACGCGGCGAAGTCGAGGTCGTCGAACTCGACGCCCTCGGGGATCTCGATCGCGGCCATCACCTGGTCGCCCGAGCGCGGGTCCGGGACGCCGAACGCGACGGCGTCGACGATCTTCGGGTGGCGGCGGACGACGAGCTGGGTGAGCAGCGCGGAGATGTTCTCGGAGTCGACGCGGATCCAGTCGCCGGAGCGGCCGCCGAAGTACAGGAAGCCGTCGGCGTCGACGTAGCCGAGGTCGCCGGTCCAGTACCAGCCGTGCCGGACGCGTTCGGCGTCGGCCTCCGGGTTCTTGTAGTAGCCCTCGAACTTCGCGGCGCCGTCGACGTCGACGATCTCGCCGACGGCCTGCTCGGCGTTGACGACGCGTCCGTGCTCGTCCAGGACGGCGACGTCGCACGTCTCGCGCGTCTCCGGGTTGACGATCCGGACGCCGCCGTGCATGGGCTTGCCGAACGCGGTCGGCGGCGTGCCGGGCGCGCGGTGGTCGATCATCCCGGCGCCCTCGCTGGAGCCGTAGCCCTCGACGAGGCGGGCGCCGAACCGGCGGCGGAACTCGGCCTTGTCCTCGGGGGACGCCTCGGTGCCGAACCCGTGCGTGAGGGTGTTGTCGGCGTCGTCCGGCTTCTCGGGGGTGGCGAGGACGTAACCGATGGCCTTGCCGACGTAGGTGAAGAACGTCGCGCCGAAGAACCGGACGTCCGGCATGAAACCGGACGCGGAGAACTTCGGCGTCAGGCACACGCAGCCCCCGGCGAAGAGGGTCGGCGCCCACAGCGCCATGAGGGCGTTGCCGTGGAACAGCGGCATCGGGCAGTACGAGATCTCTTCGCGCTTGATGTCGTACTTGGCCGAGTTGTTCCGGCCGAGTTCGGCGAGCCGCCCCTGCGAGCAGCGGGCCGCCTTGGACGCGCCCGTCGTCCCGGACGTGAACAGCAGCAGCATCTGCGTGACCGGCGTGACGGACGGGTCGGCGGCGGGCTCGGCGCCCGCGTGCGCCGCCACCCGGGACGCGTACGCCTCGTCGTCGACCAGCAGGAACCGGTCGCGGGGGACGCCGATGTCGAGGCCGTCGAGCAGCTTCGCGCCCGCGGCGTCGGTCACGATCAGCTGCAGGTCGGTGTGCCGGACCTCCTGCTCCAGGTAGGCGCCGGTGCGGGTCGGGTTGATGCCGACGATGGTGGCGCCGCCCAGCGCCGCCGCACCGAGCCACAGCACGTACTCGGGCACGTTGTCGAGCAGCACGCCGATGTGGAACGGACGGTCGTCGCGGCGCAGTTCGCGCGCGAGGCCCGCCCGGGCCGCGCCCTCGCGGACGACCTCGTCCCACGTCCACGTCCGGTCGCGGCTGCGCAGGCCGGGACGGTCGTCGCCCAGCCGCGCGAGCAGCAGCCCGGCGATCGTCTCGTCACGCCCCGGCACCCGGGCGGGCGTCACCTCAGACACGCGCGCTCCCCCGGGCGGGCTCGGTGGACGGGACGCGGTGGGCGGCGCCGTGGGTCGCGGCTTCGGTAATCCGGTTGCGCAGCGTGACGGGTCCCAGCCTCGCGGAAGCGAGCACGTCGGGAACTTGCGATGTCATGGGGTCCTCCGTCAACGCGTTCACTGACTGCCACGAACGTAATGAGCGGGATGCCCGGACGGTCCGGACATCCCGCTCACTGGGAGCGACGGGCGCTGCCGCGCCGGCCCGCTAGACGGGCTCGCGCTCGAGCGCGGCGGTGAGCCGGTCGGCCTGCGCCTGCGACTCCATGAGCTGCCGCAGCAGCCACAGCCGCAGGACGCGCGCCAGCACGGCGCCCAGGTACAGGGCGGCGCCCATGACGGTGACCGCCACGAACCCGGTCGCGAGCGTCTGCAGGGAACCGACGTTGCGGATGTCGTCCTGCTGCAGCGACACGTTGTAGGTGACGAACACGCCGATCACCCCGGTGAGCATCAGCAGCGCGCCCACGATCCGGAGCGGGCCGTCGCCGCGCGACCCGTCCGTCCTGAGCTTCTGCCGCGCCACGTCTTCCTTGAACTGCTCGCGTCGTTCCTCGGTGCGCATGGTTCCGTCAACCTCCCAGGTAGTCGCTGGACAGCCGGTCTTCGATCGCGGCGGGCGCGCCGACCGCGACGACCCGTCCGTGGAGCATGAGGGCGGCGGTGTCGGCGATCGGCAGCACCGCGCGGGCGAACTGCTCGGCCACCAGCACCGAGAGGCCGCCCTCGACCAGCTCGGCGACCGTGTCGTACATCTGTGTGACGATCATGGGCGCGAGGCCCATGGACAGCTCGTCGAGCAGCAGCACCGCCGGATCGGTGCCGAGGGCGCGCGAGAGCGCCAGCATCTGCTGCTCGCCGCCGGACATCGAGCCGGCGAGCTGGTCGCGCCGCTTCGACAGGATCGGGAAGCGGGCGAACGCCCGCTCCTCGACGTCCGCGCGGCGGGCGCCCGTCCCGGTGGCGAGCCACAGGTTCTCCCGGACGGTCAGGTTCGGGAAGACCCCGCGCCCCTCCGGGATCGAGCACACGCCGAGCCGGGCCGCCTCCTGCGCCGACACACCGTTGACCCGCCGCCCGGCGAACCGCAGCTCGCCGCCGGACGGGACGTGCAGGCCGCTGCACACGCGCATGGTCGTGGACTTGCCGCCGCCGTTCGGGCCGAGGAGCGCCAGCAGCGAGCCGGGGCGCAGCGCCAGGTCCACGCCGTGCAGGACCTCGATGGCGCCGTAGGCGGCGCGGACGCCCCGCAGTTCGAGCAGCGGCGGGGCGGCCGTGGCCGCCTCCGTCCGCGTCTCGGTCCTCGTCTCCGTCACGCCGCTTCCTCCGTCCCGATGTAGGCCGCGATGACCTCGGGCGACTCCTTGATCTCGGCCGGGGTGCCGGACGCGATCAGGGCGCCGTAGTCGAGGACGTGGATCGTCGAGCACAGCCCCATGACGAGGGGCAGGTCGTGCTCGACGAGGCAGATCGCCAGGCCCTCGGCCGCGAGGCCGGTGAGCATCGCGGCGAACGCCTCGGTCTCCTGCTCGGTCTGGCCGGAGGCCGGTTCGTCCAGGAGCAGGACGCGCGGTGACGTCATCAGCGCGCGCGCCACCTCCACGACGCGGGCCCGGCCGATGGGGATGTCGGACACCTCCCGGTCGGCGATGTCCGCCAGACCCGTCCGTTCCAGGATCTCGTCCGTGGTCTTGTCCAGGTCGAACCGCTTGCGGGTGCTGCTGCGCAGGATGTCGCCCGCGACGCGGACGTTGTCGCGCACCGACAGCGACAGGAACAGTTCGAGCCGCTGGAAGGTGCGCGCCATGCCGCGCCGCGCGCGCTTGGCCGGGGACAGTTTCGTGATGTCGGCGCCGTCCAGGAGCACCTGCCCGGACGCCGGTTTCTGCAGACCCGTGATGGTGTTGAACATCGTGGTTTTGCCTGCGCCGTTAGGGCCGATCAGCCCGGTGATCCGTCCTTCGGCGACCGTGAGGCTCACGCCGTCCACGGCGGTGTTGCCGCCGAACTTGACGGTGACGCCGCGGGTCTCAAGCAGTGACACTTGCCTCTCCCTTCTCGACCGGGACGGGTTCCGCGAACGCGGCCGTCCGGAGGGTCGCGGGCAGGCCCAGCTCACGGTCCAGGCGCGCGCGCAGTTCGTCGGTGTACGGCTCGTCCACGCCGAGCAGTTCCGGGGGCGTCGCCCGGTTCTCGCCCTCGTCCAGGTACATGCGCCCCACCACCGGCAGGAGGAACACGACGCAGATGGCGATGAGGGAGAACGTCCACACGCCGACGACGCCGGTGAGCGCGAGGACGTACAGCGCCGCCCCCGCCGCACCGGCCCCGTACAGGACGGGACGGGCGGTGCGGATCGCGCGGTACCCCTCGGCGATGTCGTGGACGACGCCGCTCGGGTTCTTGCCGACGCCCATCCCGACCAGGGCGGTGCCCACCAGGACGAGGTTGCCGAGCGCCCCGTAGACGTCCGCCAGGCCCTCGTGCGAGAGCGCGAGGTCGCTGAACGTCGCCACCAGCACCGCCGAGCCGACCCCGGCCATCAGCCCGCCGAACAGGGCGCCGCTGAGGTAGCCGATGCCCGCCACCACGACGAGCATCAGCAGGCTGAGGCTGCCGATGAACGTGAAGTTCTCCTGCGCGACCGTCCCGGTCGCGGCCGACATCAGCACGCCGCCGAGGCCCGCGATCGCGGCGGACAGCATGAAGACGCTCAGCTTCAGCCGGACGAGGTTCTGCCCGAGCATCGCCGACGCCGCCGGGCTGTCCTTCATCGCCGCGAGCCGCCGCCCGTAGCCGCTCGCCCGCAGCGCCGCCAGCCCGACCGCGATCACCGCGAACAGCACGGTCGCGGTCAGCAGGAACGTCCGTCCGTCGCGCAGGTCGAGCGGCCCGACCTTCGGCGGCGGGACGACCAGCGCCCCGTCCGGGAACAACGTGAACTTCACGCCGAACAGCTCGTGCTCCGTGGTGTCGCGCAGCACTATGTTCGACAGGAACTCCCCGAACGCCAGGGTCGCCAGCGCCAGGTACAGGCCGCGCAGCCGGACGGCCGGCAGCGCGACCAGCCCGCCGACCAGTGCCGCCACCACGACGCCGAGGACGATGCCGTCGATGCCGAGCCGTGCGGCCAGGCCGCTGCCGTTCACCCCGAAGTGGAAAGCCACGACCGTCGCGACCGCCGCGAACGCCAGCGGCGCGAGGTTCAGCTCGCCCGCGTAGCCGGTCAGCACCGTCAGCGACAGCGCGATGATCGCGAACGTCATGCCGAGCGCGAGCGTGGTGACGCCGCCGTCGGTCAGCAGCAGGCTGTAGAGGAACACCACGCCGACCAGCACCAGCGCCCACACCGCCGCCGACCGGACGGTCGGCGGCCGGTACCGCTCGCGGGTGCGGACGGCCGCGCCCCGCAGCCGGTCCTGCGGCAGCACCACCAGGACCACGAACAGCAGGATCATCGGCAGCGACACCCGCAGGTTGCCGGTGATCGCGCTGGCCGACGGCAGGTACGCCAGCACGTAGTTGGCGATGAGGCCGAGCACCATCGCGCCCACGAAGGTGCGCGGGATGCTGCGCAGCCGTCCGAACATCGCCGCCGCGAACGCGTCGATGACCAGCAGGGTCAGCATGTTCGCGTCCAGGCCGCCGCCGCTGATCGGCACGATCAGCACGCCGGCCAGCACCGCGAGCGTGGAACCGAGCGCCCACGCCGTCATCGCCGCCCGCTCCGGGTCGTGCCCGCTCAGCCGCAGCAGGTCCGGGTCGTCGACCGAGCCGCGCATCACCACGCCCATCCGGGTGCGGGTGAACAGCAGCCGCAGCCCGACGGCGATCGCGACGGCCGCGACCAGGCAGACGATCTCGTGGAACCGGACCACGACCCCGGCGACCGTGATCTTGGATCCGGCGCCGAAGAACATCTCCACGGTGTAGGGCTCGTCCGGGTCCCAGAGCCACTGCGCGAGATAGACCGTTCCAAGGAGCACCGCCACCGTCACGATGATCTTCGTGACGTCCGCGGTGCCGCGCAGCCCCTTCATGATCGCGGCGTGCAGGGCCGCGCCCATCGCCGGGCCGACCACGCCGACCACCGCGATCAGCGCCAGCCACGCCGGCCACCCCCACTGCGTGAACTGCCAGTAGAGGAACGTTCCGAACATCGCCTGCGCGCCGTGCGCGAAGTTGAAGATGCCCGAGGTGTTGTACGTCAGCACGAGCCCCGACGCCGCGATGGAGTACACCGCGCCGAGCACGAGCCCGAGGATCGTGTAGGTGAGGAACGTCGTCATGTTTCACCCGTCATGAGTCACCCTTTGTGGGTCCCGCCTTAACGGGCCGGTCAGGACGTCTGGGGCTTGATGACGTCGTCGGTCAGGAACTTCTTCGAGATCCGGTCGTCGTTCAGCTCCGCGCCCCAGGTCTTCGGGTCCGTCTCGACGACGAACTCCTCACCGCAATCGAACTCGCCGATCTCCTTCGGGGAGATCTGCTTCCACTCGTTGCCGGTGAGCTTCACCATCAGGCCGCACTCGGCGGGCTTGTTGGCGCCCGGGTCGGTCGGCGCGTGCAGCCCGCCGCCCGTCCACTCGTGGGTCTTCGACAGCTCGTTGATCACGCACTGCCGGGTGAGGTCGGAGCCGCACTCCTGCGCCGCCGTCGCCCACAGCAGGAACGCCGACGTCGCCTGCATGCCGAGCAGCGCCACCTTGCCGTCGTTCTTCTCGACGAGGTCCACGTACTGCTCGACCGCCGGGACCTTGTCGGCGTTCTCGAACGGCTGGAAGATCATGCCGACGTGGATGCCGTCACCCGCGCCGCCCTTGTTCCACTCCGACACCTTGGTGCTGTACCAGGTGGCCTCGAACAGGTACTTCGGGTCCGCGCCCGCCCGCTGCACCGACTCCAGCAGGTTGAACTGGCCCGGGTCCGGCGAGTCCGACGACCACAGGTACCCGGCGCCGCACTTCTTGATCTTCTGCGCGAACGGCATGTAGCTGCTCTCGCCCGCGTCGTTCAGCCGGACGCCGCACTCCATCGGCTCGACGCCCATGCCCTTCAGCGCCGACGCGACCTTGTCGGTGCCCGTCGTCACCGCGGGCGACGTGGACAGCAGCAGGTCCGTCTTCTCCTCGAAGTCGGAGAACATCTTCCCGGCGATGACCGGGCCGCCGACGTTCATCAGGTCCACCGGATACGGGACGGCCTCGTACTTCATCGGGCCCATCGCCGCGTTCGGGCCGACGGTGTAGCCGGCGACCGTCGGCAGCTTGCAGGCCACCCGGTGCTGCTCGGCGGCCTCGTCCATCGCGAAGCCCTGCCCGACCAGCATGAAGTCCTGCTTGCACGCCTCCTGCATGACCTGCGCGGACTGCGTGTAGGCGGCGTCGTACTGGTTGCCCTTGATCTCGCGGCCGTTGATGCCGCCCTGCTCATTGCACCAGGCGATCATCGCCGAGACCGCGTCGCCCATCTCCTTCGACAGGCCCGGCGCGGACGCGAAGCCCCGGTCGTCGCCGTAGCCGACGGTGATGGCGTCGTCGGTGACGCCCTGGTCGGTCGCGCCCTTCGCGTCGCCCGGACCGCACGGCGAGTCGAGCGTCCCGAACTTCCCGGCGGACGCGGCGGCCTGCCCGCCGCCGCCGTCCGCGCCGCCGCCCTGGATCATCGCGGTGCCCGACCGTTCGGTGGTGCACGACGCCACCAGCGTCAGGGCCAGGGCGCCCGCCGCGAGGCGCCCGATCTTGTCGACCTTCATCGGCCGTCTCCTTCTGGGGTGGATGGGGTGGTATGCGGGGGGCGGTGCTTCCCGGCGCGCCCTCTGGCCGACCGGCCGCCGCTCAGCCGAAGAAGGCCTGGCCGCCGTCGAGCGGGATCGTGGCGCCGGTCAGGTAGCGCAGGTCGGGCTGGACGAGCGCCAGCACCGCCCGGCCGATGTCCTGCTCGCAGTCGCCGATGTAGCCGAGCGGGATCGTCTTGCGGAACTCCTCGGCCGCCTCCGGGAACGCGTCCGCCCACCGCTTCAGGCCGGGCGAGAGCGCGTGCGGCGCGATCGAGTTCGCGCGGATCCCGTCCGGGCCCCACTCGGCCGCGGCCGTCCTGGTCAGCGACCGGAGCGCCTGCTTGGCCGCCGCGTACGCGCCGTACGTCGCCGGATCCCAGCGGACCATCGCGGACGTGACGAGGTTGACGATGCTGCCGCCGCCGCGCGCCTTCATGTGCGGATGGCACGCCTTCATGAACGCGAACGCCGCGAACGGGCCCGTCCGGAACCCCTTCTGGAAGTCGGCGTCGCTCATCTCCAGCAGCGGCCCGTACTTCCCCGAATAGGCGTTGTTGACGAGGACGTCGACGCCGCCGAGCCGCTCCGCGATCGCGTCGACGAGCGCGGGGATCGCGTCGAGGTCGGCGACGTCGCAGGCGAACGGCTCCGCGCGTCCGCCGCGCTCGCGCACGAGCCCGCACGTCGTCTCGAGCTTCGCCTCCGTCCGTCCGAGCACCGCGATGGAGGCGCCCTCGGACGCCAGCGCCAGCGCGATGCCCTGGCCCACGCCCTGCCCGGCGCCCGTCACGATCGCGACCTTGTCGTCGAGGGTATTCATGCTGCTCCCACGCTTGATCGGCGTCCCGCTCCTGGTAGCGGCCATCGTGATGTGACGCGGCCCACCCGGGCCCGCCAGTCCCGCTCACCGGGAATCCGCTGCGCGACCGTCCGAACACGCCGCCGGTCCCGCTCAGCGGAATGCTCTGGTGCCTCCGGTCACACTGATGAGAATCTGCGGCGACGCGAGCGAGGAGGACCACCCATGTCGGCGATGGAGAGCGTGCAGCGGCTGATCGGCCCCGGCGGCGAGTTCGAGCTCCGCGAGGAGGAGGTGCTGGGCACCCGGCTGCCGGTGTTCGCCAATCGGGCCCGCGACCTCACCGCCGTGCTCGCCGCCTCCGCCGCCCACGGCGACCGCGACTACATCGTCACCGCGGACCGCCGCATCTCCTTCGCCGAGCACGCCGCGCGAGCCGCGTCCCTGGGCAGGGCACTGCGGGACGACCACGGCGTGCGGCCCGGCGACCGCGTCGCGATCAACGCCGCGAACTCCCCCGAGTGGATCCTCGCGTTCTGGGGCGTCCTCGCCGCGGGCGGCGTCGTCGTCGCCTACAACGCCTGGTGGACGCCCGCCGAGATCGAGTACGCGCTCGGGCACACCGAGCCGGTCCTGGTCATCGCCGACGCCGAGCGCGCCGCGCGCACCACCGGGGCCCGCGTGCTGACCGTCGAGGACGACGTCCCGGCCCTGGCCGCCCGCTACCCGGACGCCACACCGGACGGCCTCGGCGTGCCGGAGGCCGCCGAGGACGACCCGGCGGTCATCCTCTACACGAGCGGAACGTCGGGACGCCCGAAGGGCGCCGTCCACACGCACCGCAACCTCACGTCGGTGATCGAGTACCACCGGTTCAACGACGCGATCATGCAGGCGATGGGCGTCCCCGGCGACCCCGCCGACCGCCGCTACCTGCTCGTCCTCCCGCTGTTCCACATCGGGAGCCTGCACAACCTGGCCGTCCCGCGGCTCGCCACCGGCTCCGCCGTGATCCTGCACGAGGGACGGTTCGACGTGGACGCGATCCTCGGGCTGATCGAGCGCGAGCGCGTCACGAACTGGGGCGCGGTGCCGACGATGGCGAACCGGATCGTCGAGCACGGCGCGGCGACCAAGTACGACCTGTCGTCGCTGACGGCGTTCTCGCTGGCCACGGCCCCGTCGTCGCCCGCGTTCAAGGAGCGGCTGCGGAAGGTGTTCCCGCCCGCCAAGGACGCGCTCGTCGACAGCTACGGCCTCACCGAGTCGTGCACCGGCGTCGCCACCGCGACGCCCGCCGACCTCGCCGAGGCCCCCGGGACGCTCGGCCGCCCGATCATCGGCGTCCGGCTGGAGATCCGCGACCCGGACGGCAACGCGCTGCCGGAGGGCGTCGAGGGCGAGGTGTGCGTCCGCAGCGCCTACAACATGCTCGGCTACTGGAACGACCAGGAGGCCACCGACCGCGCGATCCGCGCGGACCGCTGGCTGCACACCGGCGACATCGGCATGGTCGAGGGCGGGCGGCTGCGGCTCACCACGCGCCGCTCCGACCTGATCCTGCGCGGCGGCGAGAACGTGTACCCGGCGGAGATCGAGAACGTCCTCGCCGAGTTCCCGGGCGTGCGCGAGTGCGTCGTCCTGGGCGTCCCGCACGCCGACCTGGGCCAGGAGGTGATGGCCGT
The nucleotide sequence above comes from Actinomadura algeriensis. Encoded proteins:
- a CDS encoding ABC transporter permease; the encoded protein is MTTFLTYTILGLVLGAVYSIAASGLVLTYNTSGIFNFAHGAQAMFGTFLYWQFTQWGWPAWLALIAVVGVVGPAMGAALHAAIMKGLRGTADVTKIIVTVAVLLGTVYLAQWLWDPDEPYTVEMFFGAGSKITVAGVVVRFHEIVCLVAAVAIAVGLRLLFTRTRMGVVMRGSVDDPDLLRLSGHDPERAAMTAWALGSTLAVLAGVLIVPISGGGLDANMLTLLVIDAFAAAMFGRLRSIPRTFVGAMVLGLIANYVLAYLPSASAITGNLRVSLPMILLFVVLVVLPQDRLRGAAVRTRERYRPPTVRSAAVWALVLVGVVFLYSLLLTDGGVTTLALGMTFAIIALSLTVLTGYAGELNLAPLAFAAVATVVAFHFGVNGSGLAARLGIDGIVLGVVVAALVGGLVALPAVRLRGLYLALATLAFGEFLSNIVLRDTTEHELFGVKFTLFPDGALVVPPPKVGPLDLRDGRTFLLTATVLFAVIAVGLAALRASGYGRRLAAMKDSPAASAMLGQNLVRLKLSVFMLSAAIAGLGGVLMSAATGTVAQENFTFIGSLSLLMLVVVAGIGYLSGALFGGLMAGVGSAVLVATFSDLALSHEGLADVYGALGNLVLVGTALVGMGVGKNPSGVVHDIAEGYRAIRTARPVLYGAGAAGAALYVLALTGVVGVWTFSLIAICVVFLLPVVGRMYLDEGENRATPPELLGVDEPYTDELRARLDRELGLPATLRTAAFAEPVPVEKGEASVTA
- a CDS encoding SDR family NAD(P)-dependent oxidoreductase is translated as MNTLDDKVAIVTGAGQGVGQGIALALASEGASIAVLGRTEAKLETTCGLVRERGGRAEPFACDVADLDAIPALVDAIAERLGGVDVLVNNAYSGKYGPLLEMSDADFQKGFRTGPFAAFAFMKACHPHMKARGGGSIVNLVTSAMVRWDPATYGAYAAAKQALRSLTRTAAAEWGPDGIRANSIAPHALSPGLKRWADAFPEAAEEFRKTIPLGYIGDCEQDIGRAVLALVQPDLRYLTGATIPLDGGQAFFG
- a CDS encoding ABC transporter substrate-binding protein → MKVDKIGRLAAGALALTLVASCTTERSGTAMIQGGGADGGGGQAAASAGKFGTLDSPCGPGDAKGATDQGVTDDAITVGYGDDRGFASAPGLSKEMGDAVSAMIAWCNEQGGINGREIKGNQYDAAYTQSAQVMQEACKQDFMLVGQGFAMDEAAEQHRVACKLPTVAGYTVGPNAAMGPMKYEAVPYPVDLMNVGGPVIAGKMFSDFEEKTDLLLSTSPAVTTGTDKVASALKGMGVEPMECGVRLNDAGESSYMPFAQKIKKCGAGYLWSSDSPDPGQFNLLESVQRAGADPKYLFEATWYSTKVSEWNKGGAGDGIHVGMIFQPFENADKVPAVEQYVDLVEKNDGKVALLGMQATSAFLLWATAAQECGSDLTRQCVINELSKTHEWTGGGLHAPTDPGANKPAECGLMVKLTGNEWKQISPKEIGEFDCGEEFVVETDPKTWGAELNDDRISKKFLTDDVIKPQTS
- a CDS encoding class I adenylate-forming enzyme family protein, whose protein sequence is MSAMESVQRLIGPGGEFELREEEVLGTRLPVFANRARDLTAVLAASAAHGDRDYIVTADRRISFAEHAARAASLGRALRDDHGVRPGDRVAINAANSPEWILAFWGVLAAGGVVVAYNAWWTPAEIEYALGHTEPVLVIADAERAARTTGARVLTVEDDVPALAARYPDATPDGLGVPEAAEDDPAVILYTSGTSGRPKGAVHTHRNLTSVIEYHRFNDAIMQAMGVPGDPADRRYLLVLPLFHIGSLHNLAVPRLATGSAVILHEGRFDVDAILGLIERERVTNWGAVPTMANRIVEHGAATKYDLSSLTAFSLATAPSSPAFKERLRKVFPPAKDALVDSYGLTESCTGVATATPADLAEAPGTLGRPIIGVRLEIRDPDGNALPEGVEGEVCVRSAYNMLGYWNDQEATDRAIRADRWLHTGDIGMVEGGRLRLTTRRSDLILRGGENVYPAEIENVLAEFPGVRECVVLGVPHADLGQEVMAVVVFADPVPAEDEITAFARERLSYFKVPSRWRLTTEPLPRNATGKVVRREVESTL